In the genome of Ignavibacteria bacterium, one region contains:
- a CDS encoding phytoene/squalene synthase family protein, with translation MNQNSEKNSSLLKEIEIICQRKSNSNFYYTFLLLPKIKRDALITVYKFCRVTDDIVDLDGSDNRHKSELLNYWRSELEKSIVSKSDVEILNEVASVIKKFNIPIAHFEELIGSVEKDIEPIRFQTFDELYSYCYGVASTVGLISIEIFGYKEEKTRAFAINLGIAMQLTNILRDLKSDSEIGRFYLPKDELLQFNYSHEKLLKKTCDDSFNKLIDHQVKRAEKYYISAGEYLKTTDRKNLFSARAMGLIYLKLLKKIKKNKCQVLKTKIKISHMQKIFLTLAVWIKYKVVY, from the coding sequence CAACAGCAATTTTTATTATACATTTCTACTTCTTCCTAAGATAAAGAGGGATGCACTTATTACTGTTTATAAATTTTGCCGTGTAACAGATGATATTGTTGACCTTGATGGAAGCGACAATAGACACAAATCTGAGCTATTGAATTACTGGAGATCCGAATTGGAAAAATCTATTGTATCAAAATCCGATGTAGAAATTCTCAATGAAGTTGCCTCAGTCATAAAAAAGTTTAATATACCCATAGCTCATTTTGAGGAATTAATTGGTAGTGTAGAAAAGGATATTGAACCGATACGTTTTCAAACTTTTGATGAACTTTACAGTTATTGTTATGGTGTGGCATCAACTGTTGGACTGATCTCCATTGAAATCTTTGGATACAAGGAAGAAAAGACGCGAGCTTTTGCTATAAATCTTGGAATAGCAATGCAATTAACAAACATACTTCGGGACTTGAAAAGCGATTCAGAAATTGGCAGATTTTATCTACCAAAAGATGAGCTTCTGCAGTTCAATTATTCTCATGAGAAATTGTTGAAAAAAACTTGTGATGATAGTTTCAATAAGCTGATCGATCATCAAGTGAAAAGGGCAGAGAAATACTACATATCGGCTGGTGAATATTTAAAGACAACTGATCGGAAAAACTTATTTAGTGCAAGGGCAATGGGATTGATCTATCTAAAACTGTTGAAGAAAATAAAAAAGAATAAGTGTCAAGTATTGAAAACCAAGATTAAAATATCCCACATGCAAAAAATATTTCTGACTCTTGCAGTGTGGATTAAGTATAAAGTTGTTTACTAA